A single region of the Pseudorhodoplanes sp. genome encodes:
- a CDS encoding DUF5906 domain-containing protein, whose amino-acid sequence MTDTTQALEAANRIADMIEAEETASDAPAAAERPSAAESDAPATPRAMGFDVAEINREHALVLMGSKAVVVKEQPAGPIEDRVRVLSIEAFRAWYSNRPTEVVGSDGKIKATNWGAAWLTHKRRRQYAGIEFFPNPDGAEGTHDYLNLWRGYGVESARAGSYAIFRDHLFNNVCDGDPEIFAYVWAWFAHIFQRPRERIGTALVLRGRMGSGKTKVGEVIGSLIPAHYFMVDDPRYIVGQFNAHMASCLLLQAEEAVWAGDKHAEGRLKGLITAESQMIESKGIDPIRIKNYVRLMMTSNEDWVVPAGKDERRFCVLDVHPRCAQNHHYFREMDEELNAGGREALLRDLLDFDLSTVNLRQIPRTRALLEQKVRSFDSVESWWYNRLMDGSPVRSLDGWPSEIAISAVFDDYIKTSDTIGVGRKRDPATFGLKLAKLVPGIGRTRPRREGDDGAERRIWCYSLPPLDACRDAFEDAIGQSIDWPAFQAGESEAPAQEDDLDAVPV is encoded by the coding sequence GTGACTGACACCACCCAAGCGCTAGAAGCCGCCAATCGTATCGCGGATATGATCGAAGCGGAGGAAACCGCTTCAGATGCCCCGGCAGCCGCTGAGCGGCCGTCTGCAGCCGAAAGCGATGCGCCCGCCACGCCACGAGCAATGGGTTTTGATGTTGCGGAAATCAACCGCGAGCACGCGCTTGTCCTGATGGGGTCCAAGGCCGTTGTCGTGAAAGAGCAGCCGGCCGGACCGATCGAAGATCGGGTCCGCGTCCTGTCCATTGAGGCGTTTCGGGCGTGGTACAGCAATCGTCCGACCGAGGTGGTTGGATCAGATGGGAAGATCAAGGCGACGAACTGGGGCGCGGCCTGGCTTACCCATAAACGCCGCCGGCAATATGCCGGGATCGAGTTTTTTCCCAATCCGGACGGCGCCGAAGGCACACACGACTATCTCAATCTATGGCGCGGCTATGGAGTCGAGTCTGCTAGAGCGGGAAGTTACGCGATCTTTCGCGATCATCTGTTCAACAACGTGTGCGACGGCGATCCCGAGATATTTGCTTACGTGTGGGCGTGGTTTGCTCACATTTTTCAGAGGCCGCGTGAGCGCATTGGGACGGCGCTCGTCCTGAGGGGGCGCATGGGTTCCGGAAAAACAAAGGTTGGCGAGGTCATCGGCTCGCTGATCCCGGCCCACTATTTCATGGTTGACGATCCGCGATACATCGTGGGCCAATTCAACGCTCACATGGCTAGTTGCCTCTTGCTGCAAGCGGAGGAGGCGGTTTGGGCCGGCGACAAGCATGCCGAAGGCCGATTGAAAGGCTTGATCACCGCAGAATCGCAGATGATCGAGAGCAAGGGAATCGATCCGATCCGCATCAAGAATTACGTGCGCTTGATGATGACCAGCAATGAGGATTGGGTTGTTCCGGCTGGAAAGGATGAGCGGCGATTCTGTGTGCTTGATGTTCACCCGCGCTGCGCCCAAAATCATCATTACTTTCGCGAGATGGATGAAGAACTGAACGCGGGTGGACGCGAGGCGCTGTTGCGCGACCTTCTAGATTTCGATCTCAGTACCGTCAATCTTCGCCAGATTCCGCGCACACGCGCGCTCTTGGAGCAAAAGGTTCGATCTTTCGATTCAGTCGAGAGCTGGTGGTACAATCGACTCATGGACGGCTCGCCGGTTCGGTCGCTGGATGGCTGGCCGAGTGAAATCGCAATCTCTGCCGTGTTTGACGACTATATCAAAACCTCCGATACGATCGGCGTCGGACGCAAGCGCGATCCGGCGACGTTCGGATTAAAGCTTGCGAAACTTGTGCCGGGTATTGGCAGGACGCGCCCGCGTCGCGAGGGGGATGATGGCGCCGAGCGGCGGATATGGTGCTATTCCTTGCCGCCGCTGGACGCCTGTCGCGATGCGTTCGAGGATGCGATCGGACAGTCAATCGATTGGCCGGCTTTCCAAGCGGGCGAGAGCGAAGCGCCGGCGCAGGAAGATGATCTGGACGCCGTTCCGGTCTAG
- a CDS encoding transposase: MIEAVADRIEGAPVAGRRRWSDAFKAEMAARSCEPGANVSALAREIGISPSQLFGWRSVLVRKGAIERRDAAGCGVSCEPQRAPSRVIEIDVNGMTVRADADVDEAHLRRFLRTVRSA; the protein is encoded by the coding sequence TTGATCGAGGCGGTTGCGGATCGCATCGAGGGTGCGCCAGTGGCGGGGCGCCGGCGCTGGTCGGATGCCTTCAAGGCGGAGATGGCGGCGCGGAGTTGTGAACCGGGCGCGAACGTTTCGGCGCTGGCCCGGGAGATCGGAATCAGCCCGTCGCAGTTGTTTGGATGGCGTTCGGTTTTGGTCCGGAAAGGCGCAATTGAGCGCCGTGACGCGGCGGGTTGCGGGGTCAGCTGTGAGCCGCAAAGGGCGCCGTCGCGGGTCATTGAGATCGACGTCAACGGCATGACGGTTCGCGCTGACGCGGATGTTGACGAAGCACATTTGCGGCGTTTTCTGCGCACGGTGCGTTCGGCATGA
- the tnpB gene encoding IS66 family insertion sequence element accessory protein TnpB (TnpB, as the term is used for proteins encoded by IS66 family insertion elements, is considered an accessory protein, since TnpC, encoded by a neighboring gene, is a DDE family transposase.): MIPAGVKVYLASHPVDFRKGIDGLLALVRDAGSDPFDGALYVFRAKRADRIKIVWWDGSGACLYLKRLEKARFVWPPIGHHRVQLHHAQLMALVDGMDWKRVQATPMVRPESVG, encoded by the coding sequence ATGATCCCGGCAGGCGTAAAGGTTTATCTGGCGAGCCACCCGGTCGACTTCCGCAAAGGAATCGATGGTTTGCTGGCGCTGGTGCGGGATGCTGGCTCGGATCCGTTCGATGGCGCACTGTATGTGTTCCGGGCGAAACGGGCGGACCGGATCAAGATCGTGTGGTGGGACGGCAGTGGCGCGTGTTTGTATTTGAAGCGGCTGGAGAAGGCACGATTTGTCTGGCCGCCGATCGGCCATCATCGGGTCCAGCTGCATCATGCCCAATTGATGGCTTTGGTCGACGGGATGGATTGGAAGCGGGTCCAGGCGACACCGATGGTGCGTCCGGAATCAGTCGGCTAG